TTTCGGGCAACAGCTGCTTCTAACTCTCGGAGACTTCTATAGGGCTTCTCTAGATTGATGGCTAGCGGATCTTGTTCGCCTATCTCTACTTGACTGGCTAATTTCTGAACTGTTTTTTCGAGTTCGTCTATACCGGCCATGTCTAAGCCACCTTCGGCTCATGGGATTTTAGAAATTCTGGCCCCTCAATGATAACGGATGGTTCTGTCCCCTTTGGGGATACGACTCCAATTCTCTTGTCTGCATGTTTCAGAAGATAAGTAGTTTTGGCTGGTGTGAAGAGAATGAACTGGCTACGCCTAGATGAGTCATAAAGAAGTTCACTGATCATCTCAGTATTGGTGGCATCAAGAAAGGTATCCACCTCATCTAAGGCATACACTGGACCTGGATTAAGGTCTTGAAGTGCCAGTATAAGGGCAAGAGCAATCAGAGAACGCTCACCACCAGATCCCGCACTCAGGCTTCTGAACTCTCCCTCCCTGATTCGAGTCTGAAAGGATACTCCGTAGTCCTCTCCGTCTTCGAGTGAGAACCTTACCTGACCAGCGAAAGAAACCGTTGAGAGAATGCTGTGGATTTTGCTTTCAATCTGCCGAAGCACATCTTTCATGCCTTCCTCATATTGAGCCCGAATAGCAGAAACTGTTTCTTCGGCTTCCTTCAAGTCAGATTTCGTTTCATGTACGCGAGCCTCCAGTGCATCAAGTCGTTTTCGTAGCTTCGATTCAGTATGAGCTACCGCCTCGGATACATCCTCATAATCATCAAGCCGATGTCGAGTCTTCACAAGCTCCTCGGTCACAGTTTCATAATCTCTTAGCACATCTGGCTTGACTGATTCGGTAAGCTGTTTCTTGGCTTCTTTGAGCTCATCTCTCATGTTTTGTAGATGTCTCTTACTCTGCATCGTCTCTAGTTTGCTATCTCTGATTTGAAGATTGAGCTCTACAAGCCTCTCCCCAACCTCCTGTTGCTTATCTCTTGCTTCCTTAAGAGATGTCATGGTTGTTTTGTGTTTTTGCTCTAGTTCGCTTTTTCTTGCTCTCATCGCTTCTACTTTTTCTAGGAGCCCGGTTGTTTCCCTTTCAGACTCTGCAATTTCGTCTTTCAGCTGTTCTATACTCTCGGAATAGATGTTCCTATCATGATTCAGCTGCTCAAGTTCCTTTTGTAGCCCATCTGCTTTGTGTTGAGCTCGTTTCAATCTTGCATGGATGTCATTGATTTCCTTTCTTGTCCTTCTTCTCTTGCTTCTAAGAGCTGAACGCTGCGCCATCAGATTGCTCCGACCCGGAGGCTGGTTCAATTCAAGCTCCTTCAGTTCTCTCTCACTTTCTTTCAGGTCTGTTTGTATTTCGGCTTTTTCTTCTTCTACTGCCGCTATCCTTTCTTCGAGATCCTGGATATTCTCTCTCAGTTCATTCCGCTTTTCCCAGGTATTTCCCCACATGTGGACCTGCTCTATGAAGTCTACAATTTGGTCTCTTTGTTTCTTGAGTTCCTCGGACTCTTGTTCAAGCTGGACAAGCTTAGCATCCTTCTCTTGCAGTTCATCACGTAACAACTCTAATCGATCTTTCAACGGTGCCGTTGAAAGCAAACCTCTGTTCTCTTTTCGGGGGTAACTGATAACAGCATCAGTTTCAACATCGAAGAAACTGCCGTTCTGCGATACTGCTCCTACTTTCTGCTGAGATGCAACTTCTGATGCTGATTCCATATCACGGGTTACTGCGTAGCTACCGAATGCTCTACGGAATCTCCACAGCATATCATCAGATAGTCCAAGAAGTTCCCAGAGTTCTCCAAGTACCTGATCCGTACCATCAAATTCTATCTCAATAAGATCCTC
The sequence above is a segment of the Candidatus Lokiarchaeota archaeon genome. Coding sequences within it:
- a CDS encoding AAA family ATPase, whose product is MSDEVRIHSVSIKNFLSFYEGEVELDPGLNVVVGPNGAGKTSIFHAMKFALGSNQREKRYSKWSDFIRHGARTAQVEITVDSGKEKRTLTRKISRGRVPRAYIDGKRVKASELRMLVDSFDIDVDSNLVFMPQERINALRNMNPVEVRKLIEEGTGLNRLRQKIEAEVSRLSVTKEKLETAVSESETVRNELHLLSYDLDRLEKKRVLLKKKRRLQEELNWAKIEHLEEEIASLQGDLEEKNASLSKVIKQSEIMKETKEGLDEKVSTLTEQTDDMKMEMARLEARIDQEEDRLEAVHGENQSNLEEIQELRERIKKSNSRAHTVEQQLDNQNLVIESYESREEELRQSLDEIESEQDKIEEKLAAYAEWNAKRARVHGEYKTLKTELKGKDVLSRSLMERLQVEKAELDSIEKKWKEVWAKLEKTDEEGLRKERRLIEARINQLKEKQFETRSKSATIRKEIDGIETQLAEFSARIPASIRRFKQSVEKHGLEKVFGPIIEILRPEEEFSTILDSVLHGDMPFAFIVEERTDYQLLQKIREQSNAPAPLIHIENQEDLIEIEFDGTDQVLGELWELLGLSDDMLWRFRRAFGSYAVTRDMESASEVASQQKVGAVSQNGSFFDVETDAVISYPRKENRGLLSTAPLKDRLELLRDELQEKDAKLVQLEQESEELKKQRDQIVDFIEQVHMWGNTWEKRNELRENIQDLEERIAAVEEEKAEIQTDLKESERELKELELNQPPGRSNLMAQRSALRSKRRRTRKEINDIHARLKRAQHKADGLQKELEQLNHDRNIYSESIEQLKDEIAESERETTGLLEKVEAMRARKSELEQKHKTTMTSLKEARDKQQEVGERLVELNLQIRDSKLETMQSKRHLQNMRDELKEAKKQLTESVKPDVLRDYETVTEELVKTRHRLDDYEDVSEAVAHTESKLRKRLDALEARVHETKSDLKEAEETVSAIRAQYEEGMKDVLRQIESKIHSILSTVSFAGQVRFSLEDGEDYGVSFQTRIREGEFRSLSAGSGGERSLIALALILALQDLNPGPVYALDEVDTFLDATNTEMISELLYDSSRRSQFILFTPAKTTYLLKHADKRIGVVSPKGTEPSVIIEGPEFLKSHEPKVA